One region of Gossypium raimondii isolate GPD5lz chromosome 6, ASM2569854v1, whole genome shotgun sequence genomic DNA includes:
- the LOC105772850 gene encoding G-type lectin S-receptor-like serine/threonine-protein kinase At1g11410 isoform X1, with translation MDPVKWLISVLLLLFLSHLSISTDTITLDHFIKDNQVIVSSGKIFALGFFSPGSSRNRYIGIWYHHIPEKTVVWVANRESPIKDNSGILRIDSQGNLALFQRNQTLPVWSTNVSITGTRNSIAQILDSGNLVLLQNDTRRAVLWESFDYPTNSMLPFMKLGLSFRTGVERVLTSWKSPDDPGIGNYSYRINPSGFPQLYLYKGSDPWWRTGSWTGQRWSGVPEMTSNYIFNVSFVNTPDEVSITYGVKKASFITRMITNETGIQQRFTWNNQARHWIGFWSAPKDQCDFYGHCGPNGYCNPDHLDDFECTCFPGFKPKSSEAWFIRDGAGGCVRKPGISTCQKGEGFVKVPRLKVPDTSAAHIDMSMGLKQCENECLRNCSCVAYASAYAEINGGIGCLTWHGDLIDARTYADAGQDLYIRVDASELARFTKKGLFRKKVVLAVTIVSAAVLFLILVPLLRCFVRRLRRAERKRKRKNAFRFTSSSLFEDSVGEKDIDKSRRNGDLPFFDFSTIAKATNNFSSDNKLGQGGFGAVYKGVLINGNEIAVKRLSKYSGQGVEEFKNEIVLIAKLQHRNLVKMLGCCIQGEEKMLIYEFLPNKSLDSIVFDESKSSTLDWKKRIEIICGIARGILYLHQDSRLRIIHRDLKASNVLLDAAMNPKISDFGMARIFGRDEIEGDTKRVVGTYGYMSPEYAMHGHFSIKSDVYSFGVLLLEIITGKKNSSYFPDSPSSSLVGYVWELWKEGRAIEIIDSVFGDSYSANEFLKCIQIGLLCVQEHATDRPMMSTVVFMLSNETALPSPKQPAFTVKTSHKGDDILNSEGTESINDVTLSMVQAR, from the exons ATGGATCCTGTTAAATGGCTTATCAGCGTActgcttcttttgtttctttcgcATCTCTCCATTTCTACCGACACCATAACACTAGATCACTTCATCAAAGATAATCAAGTCATAGTTTCTAGTGGCAAGATTTTCGCTCTAGGATTTTTCAGCCCTGGCAGTTCAAGGAATCGATATATTGGCATCTGGTATCATCATATTCCAGAGAAAACAGTTGTTTGGGTGGCCAACAGGGAGAGTCCCATTAAAGATAACTCAGGGATCCTCAGAATCGATAGCCAAGGAAATCTTGCCCTGTTCCAGAGAAACCAAACACTTCCTGTCTGGTCTACAAACGTGTCCATCACAGGCACTAGGAATTCCATTGCTCAAATTTTGGATTCGGGAAACCTTGTTTTGCTTCAAAATGATACCAGAAGGGCGGTACTGTGGGAGAGTTTTGATTATCCTACAAACAGTATGCTTCCGTTTATGAAACTTGGGTTGAGTTTCAGAACAGGTGTGGAACGAGTCTTGACGTCTTGGAAGTCTCCCGATGATCCTGGGATTGGAAACTATTCCTACCGGATCAACCCGAGCGGCTTCCCTCAACTGTATTTGTACAAGGGTTCCGATCCTTGGTGGCGAACCGGGTCATGGACCGGGCAAAGATGGAGTGGTGTACCTGAAATGACAAGCAACTACATATTTAATGTTTCTTTTGTCAACACTCCGGATGAAGTATCGATCACCTATGGGGTGAAGAAGGCCTCTTTCATCACAAGAATGATAACGAACGAAACAGGGATTCAACAAAGGTTCACATGGAACAACCAAGCGCGACATTGGATTGGGTTCTGGTCGGCCCCTAAGGATCAGTGTGATTTTTACGGGCATTGTGGGCCGAATGGTTATTGCAACCCCGATCACCTGGATGATTTCGAGTGCACGTGCTTCCCAGGCTTTAAACCCAAGTCATCCGAAGCATGGTTTATAAGAGACGGGGCAGGAGGATGCGTGAGGAAACCTGGTATCTCCACGTGCCAAAAAGGGGAAGGGTTCGTCAAGGTGCCACGTCTGAAGGTGCCAGACACTTCGGCGGCACATATAGACATGAGTATGGGATTGAAACAATGCGAGAACGAGTGCTTGAGAAATTGTTCGTGCGTGGCTTATGCTAGTGCATACGCGGAGATCAACGGAGGGATTGGCTGCTTGACATGGCACGGGGATTTGATTGATGCTAGAACATACGCAGATGCGGGACAAGATCTATACATACGTGTGGATGCCAGTGAACTAG CTCGGTTTACAAAGAAGGGCCTCTTTCGAAAGAAGGTGGTGCTTGCAGTTACCATAGTTTCTGCTGCTGTATTGTTTCTTATTCTTGTCCCCTTGTTGCGTTGCTTCGTGAGAAGACTCAGAAGAG cagaaagaaaaagaaaaaggaaaaatgcgTTCAGGTTTACAAGTTCATCGTTGTTCGAAGATTCAGTAGGTGAAAAGGACATCGATAAGAGTAGAAGAAATGGAGATTTACCCTTCTTTGATTTCAGCACCATAGCAAAAGCCACCAATAATTTCTCATCTGATAACAAACTTGGACAAGGTGGCTTTGGTGCTGTTTACAAG GGTGTGCTCATCAATGGAAATGAAATAGCAGTGAAAAGATTATCAAAGTACTCAGGTCAGGGAGTAGAAGAGTTTAAGAATGAAATTGTGCTAATTGCAAAGCTTCAGCATAGGAATCTGGTAAAGATGCTGGGATGTTGCATTCAGGGTGAAGAGAAGATGTTAATCTATGAATTTTTACCAAATAAAAGCTTAGACTCTATCGTTTTCG ATGAATCAAAAAGTTCAACGTTGGATTGGAAAAAGCgtatagaaataatatgtgGGATTGCTCGCGGGATCTTGTATCTCCACCAGGATTCAAGGTTAAGAATCATTCATAGAGATCTGAAGGCAAGCAATGTGTTACTAGATGCTGCAATGAATccgaaaatttcagattttggCATGGCCAGAATATTTGGAAGAGATGAGATTGAAGGAGATACTAAACGTGTTGTTGGAACATA TGGTTACATGTCACCGGAGTATGCAATGCATGGGCACTTCTCCATAAAATCCGATGTTTATAGCTTTGGAGTCCTGCTGTTAGAGATTATCACCGGAAAAAAGAACAGCAGCTATTTTCCTGATAGTCCCTCTTCAAGTCTGGTTGGATAT GTTTGGGAGTTATGGAAAGAAGGCAGAGCCATTGAAATAATTGACTCGGTATTCGGTGATTCGTATAGTGCCAATGAATTTTTGAAATGCATTCAGATCGGGCTATTGTGTGTACAAGAACATGCAACAGATCGACCTATGATGTCTACAGTTGTGTTTATGTTGAGCAACGAAACAGCTCTTCCATCTCCAAAACAACCTGCATTTACAGTAAAGACAAGTCACAAAGGCGACGATATATTGAATAGTGAAGGAACTGAATCTATAAATGATGTGACCCTCTCTATGGTTCAAGCTCGCTAG
- the LOC105772850 gene encoding G-type lectin S-receptor-like serine/threonine-protein kinase At1g11410 isoform X2 — translation MDPVKWLISVLLLLFLSHLSISTDTITLDHFIKDNQVIVSSGKIFALGFFSPGSSRNRYIGIWYHHIPEKTVVWVANRESPIKDNSGILRIDSQGNLALFQRNQTLPVWSTNVSITGTRNSIAQILDSGNLVLLQNDTRRAVLWESFDYPTNSMLPFMKLGLSFRTGVERVLTSWKSPDDPGIGNYSYRINPSGFPQLYLYKGSDPWWRTGSWTGQRWSGVPEMTSNYIFNVSFVNTPDEVSITYGVKKASFITRMITNETGIQQRFTWNNQARHWIGFWSAPKDQCDFYGHCGPNGYCNPDHLDDFECTCFPGFKPKSSEAWFIRDGAGGCVRKPGISTCQKGEGFVKVPRLKVPDTSAAHIDMSMGLKQCENECLRNCSCVAYASAYAEINGGIGCLTWHGDLIDARTYADAGQDLYIRVDASELARFTKKGLFRKKVVLAVTIVSAAVLFLILVPLLRCFVRRLRRERKRKRKNAFRFTSSSLFEDSVGEKDIDKSRRNGDLPFFDFSTIAKATNNFSSDNKLGQGGFGAVYKGVLINGNEIAVKRLSKYSGQGVEEFKNEIVLIAKLQHRNLVKMLGCCIQGEEKMLIYEFLPNKSLDSIVFDESKSSTLDWKKRIEIICGIARGILYLHQDSRLRIIHRDLKASNVLLDAAMNPKISDFGMARIFGRDEIEGDTKRVVGTYGYMSPEYAMHGHFSIKSDVYSFGVLLLEIITGKKNSSYFPDSPSSSLVGYVWELWKEGRAIEIIDSVFGDSYSANEFLKCIQIGLLCVQEHATDRPMMSTVVFMLSNETALPSPKQPAFTVKTSHKGDDILNSEGTESINDVTLSMVQAR, via the exons ATGGATCCTGTTAAATGGCTTATCAGCGTActgcttcttttgtttctttcgcATCTCTCCATTTCTACCGACACCATAACACTAGATCACTTCATCAAAGATAATCAAGTCATAGTTTCTAGTGGCAAGATTTTCGCTCTAGGATTTTTCAGCCCTGGCAGTTCAAGGAATCGATATATTGGCATCTGGTATCATCATATTCCAGAGAAAACAGTTGTTTGGGTGGCCAACAGGGAGAGTCCCATTAAAGATAACTCAGGGATCCTCAGAATCGATAGCCAAGGAAATCTTGCCCTGTTCCAGAGAAACCAAACACTTCCTGTCTGGTCTACAAACGTGTCCATCACAGGCACTAGGAATTCCATTGCTCAAATTTTGGATTCGGGAAACCTTGTTTTGCTTCAAAATGATACCAGAAGGGCGGTACTGTGGGAGAGTTTTGATTATCCTACAAACAGTATGCTTCCGTTTATGAAACTTGGGTTGAGTTTCAGAACAGGTGTGGAACGAGTCTTGACGTCTTGGAAGTCTCCCGATGATCCTGGGATTGGAAACTATTCCTACCGGATCAACCCGAGCGGCTTCCCTCAACTGTATTTGTACAAGGGTTCCGATCCTTGGTGGCGAACCGGGTCATGGACCGGGCAAAGATGGAGTGGTGTACCTGAAATGACAAGCAACTACATATTTAATGTTTCTTTTGTCAACACTCCGGATGAAGTATCGATCACCTATGGGGTGAAGAAGGCCTCTTTCATCACAAGAATGATAACGAACGAAACAGGGATTCAACAAAGGTTCACATGGAACAACCAAGCGCGACATTGGATTGGGTTCTGGTCGGCCCCTAAGGATCAGTGTGATTTTTACGGGCATTGTGGGCCGAATGGTTATTGCAACCCCGATCACCTGGATGATTTCGAGTGCACGTGCTTCCCAGGCTTTAAACCCAAGTCATCCGAAGCATGGTTTATAAGAGACGGGGCAGGAGGATGCGTGAGGAAACCTGGTATCTCCACGTGCCAAAAAGGGGAAGGGTTCGTCAAGGTGCCACGTCTGAAGGTGCCAGACACTTCGGCGGCACATATAGACATGAGTATGGGATTGAAACAATGCGAGAACGAGTGCTTGAGAAATTGTTCGTGCGTGGCTTATGCTAGTGCATACGCGGAGATCAACGGAGGGATTGGCTGCTTGACATGGCACGGGGATTTGATTGATGCTAGAACATACGCAGATGCGGGACAAGATCTATACATACGTGTGGATGCCAGTGAACTAG CTCGGTTTACAAAGAAGGGCCTCTTTCGAAAGAAGGTGGTGCTTGCAGTTACCATAGTTTCTGCTGCTGTATTGTTTCTTATTCTTGTCCCCTTGTTGCGTTGCTTCGTGAGAAGACTCAGAAGAG aaagaaaaagaaaaaggaaaaatgcgTTCAGGTTTACAAGTTCATCGTTGTTCGAAGATTCAGTAGGTGAAAAGGACATCGATAAGAGTAGAAGAAATGGAGATTTACCCTTCTTTGATTTCAGCACCATAGCAAAAGCCACCAATAATTTCTCATCTGATAACAAACTTGGACAAGGTGGCTTTGGTGCTGTTTACAAG GGTGTGCTCATCAATGGAAATGAAATAGCAGTGAAAAGATTATCAAAGTACTCAGGTCAGGGAGTAGAAGAGTTTAAGAATGAAATTGTGCTAATTGCAAAGCTTCAGCATAGGAATCTGGTAAAGATGCTGGGATGTTGCATTCAGGGTGAAGAGAAGATGTTAATCTATGAATTTTTACCAAATAAAAGCTTAGACTCTATCGTTTTCG ATGAATCAAAAAGTTCAACGTTGGATTGGAAAAAGCgtatagaaataatatgtgGGATTGCTCGCGGGATCTTGTATCTCCACCAGGATTCAAGGTTAAGAATCATTCATAGAGATCTGAAGGCAAGCAATGTGTTACTAGATGCTGCAATGAATccgaaaatttcagattttggCATGGCCAGAATATTTGGAAGAGATGAGATTGAAGGAGATACTAAACGTGTTGTTGGAACATA TGGTTACATGTCACCGGAGTATGCAATGCATGGGCACTTCTCCATAAAATCCGATGTTTATAGCTTTGGAGTCCTGCTGTTAGAGATTATCACCGGAAAAAAGAACAGCAGCTATTTTCCTGATAGTCCCTCTTCAAGTCTGGTTGGATAT GTTTGGGAGTTATGGAAAGAAGGCAGAGCCATTGAAATAATTGACTCGGTATTCGGTGATTCGTATAGTGCCAATGAATTTTTGAAATGCATTCAGATCGGGCTATTGTGTGTACAAGAACATGCAACAGATCGACCTATGATGTCTACAGTTGTGTTTATGTTGAGCAACGAAACAGCTCTTCCATCTCCAAAACAACCTGCATTTACAGTAAAGACAAGTCACAAAGGCGACGATATATTGAATAGTGAAGGAACTGAATCTATAAATGATGTGACCCTCTCTATGGTTCAAGCTCGCTAG
- the LOC105772850 gene encoding G-type lectin S-receptor-like serine/threonine-protein kinase At1g11410 isoform X3: MDPVKWLISVLLLLFLSHLSISTDTITLDHFIKDNQVIVSSGKIFALGFFSPGSSRNRYIGIWYHHIPEKTVVWVANRESPIKDNSGILRIDSQGNLALFQRNQTLPVWSTNVSITGTRNSIAQILDSGNLVLLQNDTRRAVLWESFDYPTNSMLPFMKLGLSFRTGVERVLTSWKSPDDPGIGNYSYRINPSGFPQLYLYKGSDPWWRTGSWTGQRWSGVPEMTSNYIFNVSFVNTPDEVSITYGVKKASFITRMITNETGIQQRFTWNNQARHWIGFWSAPKDQCDFYGHCGPNGYCNPDHLDDFECTCFPGFKPKSSEAWFIRDGAGGCVRKPGISTCQKGEGFVKVPRLKVPDTSAAHIDMSMGLKQCENECLRNCSCVAYASAYAEINGGIGCLTWHGDLIDARTYADAGQDLYIRVDASELARFTKKGLFRKKVVLAVTIVSAAVLFLILVPLLRCFVRRLRRERKRKRKNAFRFTSSSLFEDSVGEKDIDKSRRNGDLPFFDFSTIAKATNNFSSDNKLGQGGFGAVYKGVLINGNEIAVKRLSKYSGQGVEEFKNEIVLIAKLQHRNLVKMLGCCIQGEEKMLIYEFLPNKSLDSIVFDESKSSTLDWKKRIEIICGIARGILYLHQDSRLRIIHRDLKASNVLLDAAMNPKISDFGMARIFGRDEIEGDTKRVVGT, translated from the exons ATGGATCCTGTTAAATGGCTTATCAGCGTActgcttcttttgtttctttcgcATCTCTCCATTTCTACCGACACCATAACACTAGATCACTTCATCAAAGATAATCAAGTCATAGTTTCTAGTGGCAAGATTTTCGCTCTAGGATTTTTCAGCCCTGGCAGTTCAAGGAATCGATATATTGGCATCTGGTATCATCATATTCCAGAGAAAACAGTTGTTTGGGTGGCCAACAGGGAGAGTCCCATTAAAGATAACTCAGGGATCCTCAGAATCGATAGCCAAGGAAATCTTGCCCTGTTCCAGAGAAACCAAACACTTCCTGTCTGGTCTACAAACGTGTCCATCACAGGCACTAGGAATTCCATTGCTCAAATTTTGGATTCGGGAAACCTTGTTTTGCTTCAAAATGATACCAGAAGGGCGGTACTGTGGGAGAGTTTTGATTATCCTACAAACAGTATGCTTCCGTTTATGAAACTTGGGTTGAGTTTCAGAACAGGTGTGGAACGAGTCTTGACGTCTTGGAAGTCTCCCGATGATCCTGGGATTGGAAACTATTCCTACCGGATCAACCCGAGCGGCTTCCCTCAACTGTATTTGTACAAGGGTTCCGATCCTTGGTGGCGAACCGGGTCATGGACCGGGCAAAGATGGAGTGGTGTACCTGAAATGACAAGCAACTACATATTTAATGTTTCTTTTGTCAACACTCCGGATGAAGTATCGATCACCTATGGGGTGAAGAAGGCCTCTTTCATCACAAGAATGATAACGAACGAAACAGGGATTCAACAAAGGTTCACATGGAACAACCAAGCGCGACATTGGATTGGGTTCTGGTCGGCCCCTAAGGATCAGTGTGATTTTTACGGGCATTGTGGGCCGAATGGTTATTGCAACCCCGATCACCTGGATGATTTCGAGTGCACGTGCTTCCCAGGCTTTAAACCCAAGTCATCCGAAGCATGGTTTATAAGAGACGGGGCAGGAGGATGCGTGAGGAAACCTGGTATCTCCACGTGCCAAAAAGGGGAAGGGTTCGTCAAGGTGCCACGTCTGAAGGTGCCAGACACTTCGGCGGCACATATAGACATGAGTATGGGATTGAAACAATGCGAGAACGAGTGCTTGAGAAATTGTTCGTGCGTGGCTTATGCTAGTGCATACGCGGAGATCAACGGAGGGATTGGCTGCTTGACATGGCACGGGGATTTGATTGATGCTAGAACATACGCAGATGCGGGACAAGATCTATACATACGTGTGGATGCCAGTGAACTAG CTCGGTTTACAAAGAAGGGCCTCTTTCGAAAGAAGGTGGTGCTTGCAGTTACCATAGTTTCTGCTGCTGTATTGTTTCTTATTCTTGTCCCCTTGTTGCGTTGCTTCGTGAGAAGACTCAGAAGAG aaagaaaaagaaaaaggaaaaatgcgTTCAGGTTTACAAGTTCATCGTTGTTCGAAGATTCAGTAGGTGAAAAGGACATCGATAAGAGTAGAAGAAATGGAGATTTACCCTTCTTTGATTTCAGCACCATAGCAAAAGCCACCAATAATTTCTCATCTGATAACAAACTTGGACAAGGTGGCTTTGGTGCTGTTTACAAG GGTGTGCTCATCAATGGAAATGAAATAGCAGTGAAAAGATTATCAAAGTACTCAGGTCAGGGAGTAGAAGAGTTTAAGAATGAAATTGTGCTAATTGCAAAGCTTCAGCATAGGAATCTGGTAAAGATGCTGGGATGTTGCATTCAGGGTGAAGAGAAGATGTTAATCTATGAATTTTTACCAAATAAAAGCTTAGACTCTATCGTTTTCG ATGAATCAAAAAGTTCAACGTTGGATTGGAAAAAGCgtatagaaataatatgtgGGATTGCTCGCGGGATCTTGTATCTCCACCAGGATTCAAGGTTAAGAATCATTCATAGAGATCTGAAGGCAAGCAATGTGTTACTAGATGCTGCAATGAATccgaaaatttcagattttggCATGGCCAGAATATTTGGAAGAGATGAGATTGAAGGAGATACTAAACGTGTTGTTGGAACATAG